A stretch of DNA from Physeter macrocephalus isolate SW-GA unplaced genomic scaffold, ASM283717v5 random_557, whole genome shotgun sequence:
AAGTCTGGGCAGGAAGAAGCAGTTTAATCTACAGACTTAAGGAAGCAGCAGCACAAACCAAGTGACTGGGGACTTCACAACTTCCGGAAGCTTTCAGAAGCCAGTACCTGAAGAGAGCCCAGAAGACCTGAAGGGCGACCGTGGTTGACAGCATAATGGCCCTAAAATGTCCACATCCTCAACTCCAGAAAGTCtgaatatgttaaattacatgacaaaggagaattaaggttgtagatggaattaaggttgctaatcagctgaccttaaaatagggagactGGCCTGAACTGTCCAATACAGGTGGCCCAATGTAGTCACAAGGGTCCTCAGAAGTGGTAGAGGGATGCaggagagaggctcagagagaaagaCGTGAGGATGGAGGCAGAGTCAGAGAGACGTTGCtttgctggctctgaagatggagCAAGGGGACTGCAAGCCAAGGGTGGCCTCCAGACGCAGGCAAGGGCAAGGAGACCTTCTTCTGCagaacctccagaaaggaacacagccctgccaaccccttgattttagcccagtgaggctGATTTGGGGCTTCTAATCTACGGAACTATATAAGATAGTAAATTTGTGTCGTAAGCCACTAATttcgtggtaatttgttacagcagcagtaggtaACTAACACAGCGGCGATACACAAAGCACCTGTCAAGTCCGAGCTCTGCTGTGATCACCGAGTTCCAAAGACACCAAGAAGGAAAGGGCTGCTCCAGAGATTACCCTGACAGCCAACTTACAACAAAGGTCAGCTTGATGAAAGAGCTTTAACATAACTTTGACCTTGGCTCCAGGACCGAACAAGTCTCTCGCGAGCTGCATGTTTGCTGGTTCGACAGGGTTCACTTTTTAATTAGGCAATTAGCAGTCCTTGGGTGAGGAAGGCCCAGGCCATGTATTATTGATACAGTATTGAGCCAAGCTGCTGCAGGGGCTGGTGCGCAAAACCTGCAAATGACATCCTGCTGGCCATGCTGGCGGACATATTTCGCTCAAAGCCCGTTCTGCTCTCCTGGGTCTGAAACTCATATGACAGAGGAAAGAGGCTTGATTTCAAACCAGTGTTTGCTCTGTGCCCTTCTTCCAATGTTCACGTCCGCAGCAATCCAGAAGTGCGCAGCCTTCATCGCTCTCCCCATTTTAGACAGGAAAACCGGGGTGCGAGCCTGCGCCCCAGCTCACACACACAGTCCTGACACAGTCAGAGTGGTTTCCAAATGTTGaccaaaaaaaaacctggcaTGGGTGAAAATAATTCCTCAGTTTTGTGTGGTAAGTATTACTTCCCTTGGAATTTTCAGAACGAATGTCCTCCCTTCTGCCACGGTCAGTCCTAGATAGAACTGGAAATGTGTGCCGATTTTAGTTCAGGAGTTATATCATTTTGTGTAGTCCAGTGTCTAGTGTCAAAGTAGTCGCCTCTGCACGTGCTGCGAAGGCCCCCAACGTTCTGTGGAGTCCCCAACAATGAAGGTTTTGAAGACAGACCTCAGCTTGAATCCTTGTTCTGCCTCCTCCTACACAcgtatgaccctgggcaagttaccctAACCCCTTCCAGCCTCGGCATCCTTACCTATGAACCGCGGACACTAACAGCACCCGTGTCATGCCACTTAGGGTTGTCCTGAGGTTTAAATGAGAGCTTGTAAATAACAGGcttagcacaggacctggcacacagGGATGCCTTAAAAAACGTTAGCTGTTATCACCGTGAcagcttaaaaattaaaacagaggaaagaagCTGCTCGAAAAAGTAATGGGACACAGGAAATCAATACTGTGATCAAGATCGTAGGGACCTGAGACCAGCTCTGTATGGTAAAGCCAGAGCCCCAGTCAGGAATGAACCAGAATGGGTGGGGTCTAGGAGAGATGATAAAAATCCACGTAGACAGGTAGGTGCTGGGAGAAGTGGTTCTAGAAACGAGGGCCTCCCCAAAGGCTGTTAGTATTAAACGCACCAATCTCTACAACTTCCGCTTTCCAGAGAAGCGCTCCTCCTTCCTCACTGCCCTTCTCTATGGAAAGTACTCCCTCCATATGCCACAAGTGGAAAAATGCAAATGCACGGAGGTGAAAAAGCATGTCGTTTAGCACCTGAGAGCGCTGCCTAAGTGCAGCCCGGGATGCGAGTTTCTGAGCCAAGGCCACCAGGAGTGGGAGCCTCTTACTCAGGACAGGCTCTTCCCGCCTGTCTGCTCGGCTCCGGCCCTCACACCACGAGGTGGCTTCTGGGCTCACTGCTCATTCCACCTGATGCAAACTGGAGACGAGAACAGATTAGGCAAATAGCTGCCCGGGGGTGTCACAAGGGGGCGTCGGAAGAACTGTctcttcctgggggagggggttaAAACTCCCTCTGAGCTCCCCCCATCCTGGTTTCAACTTGACAATTTTTCTAACACACTTCGGCCCTCCTGGCATCAGGAACCATGTGGGGCAGGATGGAGGTCCagagcaagagaaagaagagacGCAACTCAGgatgcaaaacaaaacccatgGTTTTACCTTCATCTCGGCGTCAGGGGCTGGGAATTCGCTGGCTCGGGGGAAGAGCAACAGAACTGCCGTGATGATCAGAGCACCGAGGAGCACGAAAATGACGGAGAACCTGGGAGTGAAAGACAGGGTTAAAAGCACTGCTCCGTCTCCTCTCTAATCAGCTAGGCCGGGACGGGCTCTTCCCTGGCCGGATATCCTGTTTCAGTCCATTAACAGGGCCCAGTGTGCCGCCCACACCGCCCAGggaatttagaaatgttttcccCTTCATCCCCAAACCCTTCTTCCCAGACAGGTACCAGCGGGATGCGTTCCTGTTTATTCCTGGGAACTCCAAATTCCTAAGAATGGGAATTGGTAGTTTTTATCTTTGCCTCCGTGCGGTCATGATCAGGAAAAAGCGAAGCAGCCTCTCCCCCCAGTGCCGTGTTTTAAACCAGACAACTTTAGTAAATGATGTAACTTGCTGATTTGTACCTACACTGTCTGGCCAGGGAGTGTGACTGACTCTATGGTGACCTTAGAGTCAGTTTATGGCCTGATTCTTTCTTAAGTCAACGCCAGCCCAAGTCACCTACGACTCTTCAGCGCCCCAGGGCCCAGGTCTGGAGCCTTAGGGGCTGCACCCAGTGCCTGCTGTAAATCTCAACAATTAAGAAACACGCACACATACAACCCCAAGAAACTCAATGGGCACCGAAAGTGGATTCTCTTTTCATCCCGTGTCCCCATCTCCTCAACACTGAGAGCTGACAAATAACactccccttctcttcccacctctgctTCGGAGCAGAAATAAGGCAGTTAGTGCTTATGATGAGGTGAAAATGCAACTCATTCAAACTGCCAGTAATTGCAACAACGAGCTTCTGAATTCTAAACGTTTCATGAGCATCACAGATTGCACTTCTAGCTGTTTTTACCTGGGACTCCCGGCTGGAGAGAAGGCCTTACCTAGCTATACCTGAGGCTCTGGACAGCAGCAGACACAGCAGCAGCGCTGACACCCAGAGCAGGGCGAGGATGAACACGCCAGCCCCCACGCCGAGCACGGTGCCAGCCATGCGCGGGGAGGCAGCTGAGAGCTGCAGGCCTGGACTCCCCGGCCCAATGAGCTGTCTGTCCCTGGTGCTGTGGGTACCGTCAGGCTTCCGTGCGCTCCTGGGTTTCCTGGTTGGCGGTCAGACAAACACAGAAAGTCCCGATTCATTGTGGGGAATTTTTGATGATTGCTGTGGTAGGAGGATTCGTCAATACAGGTCTTTGGGAATGTCGAGTCCCTTAATAGGAATTAAAAATTTagaacccagggcttccctggtggcgcagtggttgcgcgtccgcctgccgatgcaggggaaccgggttcgcgccccggtccgggaggatcccacatgccgcggagcggctgggcccgtgagccatggccgctgagcctgcgcgtccggagcctgtgctccgcaacgggagaggccacagcagtgagaggcccgcgtaccgcaaaaaaaaaaaaaaaaaaaaaaatttagaacccAAACCTTTCTTTTTGGTGAGGACTGAGAAGCTGTTTTCTGCTCCATGTGGGTCATTTCAAATTCGGAATCTGAGTTTGTCTTCCCACAACCCACAGGCTGGATTCTCCCCTGATACAAAACCCTAACCGAGGGCTGTAAAAGGTACCAGGACCCGAGAGCTCCAGGGCCCACGAGAAGTCGTAGCTCTCGGGTTAAGTCTGTGGTGCGAGCTGTGACTCAGCAGCCAATCACAAGACAGAAACTCCTAATCCTTGGAGAAGAAGAGCCATCACTGTTTCTGAACATTCACTTGTGCTACGTACCTTACAAATATAGCTCATTCAATCATGGCAATAAGCTGCTGAGGTAGGTATTATATCCACGTTACAGAAGACGTAACTGAGGTATATAATGTGATGGGATAGTATTAACAAACCCGGTGGCTTACAACAACAGACAGTTAtactctcacagttctggaggccagaattctGAAATTCATGTCAGCCaggtcacactttttttttttttttaaaagaagatgttgggagtaggagtttattaatttatatttatttttgctgtgttgtgtcttcatttctgtgcgagggctttctctagttgtggcaagcgggggccactcttcatcgcggtgcgcgggcctctcactatcgcggcctctcttgttgtggagcacaggttccagacttgcaggctcagtagttgtggctcacgggcctagttgctccgcggcatgtgggatcttcccagaccagggctcgaacccgtgtcccctgcattggcaggcagattctcaaccactgcgccaccagggaagcccccaggtcaCACTTTTTCCCAAAGGCTCTAAGAGAGAattcttcctgcctcttccagctcctggtggccccaggtgttccttggcttgtggctgcatcactgcAATCTTTACctccgtcttcacatggcctcccctgtgtctctgtcttcttcctctcccatctcttatggggacacttgtcattggatttagttCCACCCAAATGATCCAtcatgatctcatctcaagatccttaacttaattgcatctgcaaagaccaattttccaaataaaccggtcacattcacaggttccaggggttaagatgtggacatatttttcttggggccaccattcaacccactccAGGGTAACACCATATAGTACCTCGCTGGATTTTCCCTTTCAGTATCAGAGGCAGGCCTTAAGCAAACAATTTCCTCCTCAGGCTGATGGTTTTCTTTACCCTAATGGCTTAAATACCACAAAAATGATTACCTATGAGAATTTCTGTTATAAAGATATTGGAAAGTAAGTCCTAAGCATGAACTGCTAAGCAACAAAACCCCACATATATTcactcaacatttatttatttatttatttattttatttttttggccacacggagaggcatgtgggatcttagttccccagccagggatcgaacccacgcccccttcattggaagcgtggggtgttaaccactggactgccggggaggTCCCAGTCAACATGTATTTTGCACCCGCCTTGTAGAGCATTGCTACAAGCTGGGGATCACAAGGTAAATAAGACATTTCTTCTGACAGAAGCTTAAGACCTATTGGAGAACACTGCTATGCAGACAACTCTCCATTCTGATCAGTAGGAAAAACAAGTGCAATGGGAATTGAGATGTGAGAAGGGCTTTACAAAGGAGGTGACTTTGCATGGGCCCATTTGGGAGAGAACCATGGCCAGAGGACAGAGTAAgggagaggtgggcagagaggCCTGGCAGCAGCTGGGCGTGGCCCCCTTGCCCATTCTCCCCTCCTTAGAGCACAGGGGTGTCGGGTGTCCTCAGTAACTCAATATGCCAAGGGTTTTCCCACCTCTGGGTCCTTGTGCCTGCTGTTTCCACTGCCTGGAATGAACCTCTGACCCCAAAGAAGCCATCTACCATTTGCAGAGCTGGCTTCTCCTCATCCTTCTGACCCAGCTTGAAACACAGcctcctcagagaggtcttccctgactgTCCCAGCTAAAGAAACCCACATTCACTCTAGTTCCTTCAGAGCGCACTTCACGAACTGTAGTTCACATTCTGATTTATTGTTCACAggtttactttctgtctctccagCTAGAATAGTaaactccaggagggcagagacttTGTATCTTGCTCACTACAGTCTCACTGGTTCTTTTGTACACAGGTTATAAGTAATagatatttgttggatgaatacaTGAAGCAGTGCTAACAAGCCCACAAAAGTCCAGTGAAGGAGTGATAGGATCGTATCTAATTTTAGAGAAAGATGACTGTGGCTTCTGGTCAATACGCTGGACAGAGCTGACATGGGAATTATCCCACACAACAGCAAACACATAGAAAGGcttaataaaatagaatgaagagAATTTAATACACAGCGCAGCTTGAAAGCAATAAAGGGAAATCCTTAAGTGCTATAAACAAAAATGTAACTCAAAGCCTGGATAGTAAGCAGGAGCTGAGCCCAAAGAcctgcaggggtcctggaaccaggtGCAAACCTTAAGAGTGGTCCTCTCCTCGACAGGTGAGGTCTCAGACCCATGATACAGAGAACTAGAACTGAGAACACGGTATAAAAATGGGCTCTGTAAGGGCTCAGCTGTCTTTGAAACAGGGACTAAAAAAATTTGATGCTGACGTGGTTGGAAGAAAGCGGGCCAAGTACCTGAGCCCATGGGTGAAAAAAGAACAACCCAAGAGCAATCTGCATCCCAGTCCTTCATCAGATGCGGGAGAGGGGTTCGGATCACACTACCACTGAGGTGTGGGAATCCCAAGTAGTAAGAGTAACATGAAAACTACACTAACAGTGAGACGCCCATAGGATCCCAGCAGAGACAAATGGAAACCTCTCTGGAGGGAGGTCAGCATGCAAGGTTCCCACTGGAGTCAGTGTAAAATAGAGGTTTTCAGACATACAAAGACTGGAATGGAGTTCACCCCTCATAGATATACTTCACCAAGAAGGAAAATGAACTAAGAAAGAAGGTGTGAGATGTAAGGAGGAATGGTGAGAAAAATATTAGTAAAGACTTCTTTAATGATAAGGATTAATTTCTTGATGAGTTAAAAACAAGGAAGAACTAAAATATTTGTCGACAAGTGGAAGGTGAGAAAGGACAGCTCAAAGTTAAATCATTCCATAGTTATTATTTTGCTCTGAAGAGGTGAGAGTTAATGATTTTACCTATAGGCTTTGTTAAGCTAAATATGcatgttaaaaaaacacacaggTAAACACCAGTTAACATAAATAGGATGAATAACTTCCATACTAGtagagtgagaaaaataaaggaagaaagcagaaggcaggagtggaaagaaacaaaggaaaatacagaataaGACTGTAAAAATAAGCCCAAATATAACAGTAATCATAGTAAATGTAAGCAGATTACACTTGACTATTAAAAGAGATTCTTATATTAGATTTCTTTTTCGAACAGCTCTTTATAAAAGCTGCGCAGAAAGCATAATGAGAGAGAGGCTGAAAataaagagagtgaaaaagaCATACAAAGCAAATACTACCAAAacaaaaagaggggaaaaggggaATTGTtcaatggatacagagtttcagttgtgagagatgaaaaagttctagagatctgttacACAAggatgtgaatatacttaacactgctgaacactcaaaaatggttaaggtaataaattttatatatgtgttttttaccacaattaccaaaaaaaagaaaaaaaacaagcaaaacaaaacaaaatacagtcTGGTAAAGCAATATCAGTATCAAGCAAAACAGAATGTAaagctttgaaaaatattaataacgacagacacaaaaggaataattttacaaaaaatacAACTCAAAACACATGAAACGAAAACAAAGCCTCAAAACATATAAAGCCAAAACTGAATCACCGCAATAAATGGAAAAAGCCCACAAATTTCacgcaagatttttttttttttttttttgtggtacgcgggtctctcactgttgtggcctctcccgctgcggagcacaggctccggacgcgcaggctcagcggccatggctcacgggcccagccgctccgcggcacgtgggatcctcccagaccggggcacaaacccgtgtcccccgcatcggcaggcagactctcaaccactgcgccaccagggaagcccccttcgtGCAAGATTTTAATATACCTCTCTCAGAAACTGATAGATCAAGCAGCTAAAAATAAACACTTGACAAAGAGgttatacaaatggccaacaaatatGTGAAAAGGTGCCCaacttcattagtcatcaggaaattgcaaatgaaaaccaaaatgcaGTACCTCTAGACACCTACCAGAACagctaaaatgaaaatgacagataacaccaagtgttgacaaagatgtggagtaactggaaccctcatacccTGCTGGTGAGAGTCTACCAGTAGACTACCAGTAGTTGTTACTACCGCTTTGGAGGCTCTTTGGTAATATCTAATAAAGCTGAATATACGTGAACCCTAGACCCAGCTCTTCTCTTCCTGGGTGTGTCCCCAACAAACACATACACGTAAGTTCACTAAAAGACATGTACAAAAGTTCACCGCAGCCCTATTTGAAATagttaaaaactgaaacaacctaaatatccatcagtcGAATAGATAAAGTGTGGTATTATACATACGATCTCttcattcatacaatggaatagtagaaagcagcaaaaataaacaaactacaaCTATACCCAGCAATGTGGGTGAGTTTCTCAAATATTGAGTGTAAAAAGCTAAAGGCAAAAGAGttcatactgtataattccacatatataatgtttaaaaacaggTCAAACTAATTTTGGGGTTATAAGTCAGGAGTGTGGTTACCTTGTAGAAAGTAGTGACTGGAGGGGGTCTGAAGGGGGTTCTGGGGTGCTTAtgaaattttgtttc
This window harbors:
- the TMEM218 gene encoding transmembrane protein 218 isoform X2 → MAGTVLGVGAGVFILALLWVSALLLCLLLSRASGIARFSVIFVLLGALIITAVLLLFPRASEFPAPDAEMKFYLGLTVAEGRTFVLKIPREVILTTQN
- the TMEM218 gene encoding transmembrane protein 218 isoform X1, with the protein product MAGTVLGVGAGVFILALLWVSALLLCLLLSRASGIARFSVIFVLLGALIITAVLLLFPRASEFPAPDAEMKIVDAFFIGRYVLLAFLTLVFLGSLFLVLIHHILEPIYAKPLRSY